TCCCAGTTAGGCAAAATAGGGTTTTGCTCAAATTAACTGGAGATTGCTTCAAAGCCGATTCTTTAAGTTTCTTGACCAGCAAGTCACACTCTTCCTCTCTAACGTACTTAAAAGATTGAACCTTCTTAACACTGAAAAACTCACGAACCGAAAGCTTACGCAGCTCTCTCCATGTTTCACCGTATACCCCAGAGCCGATGTCATTACCATTGCGCGAGAAAGTCTTTAAGGCGATAGTGGTAGGTCTTGTACAACACTCAAGGTCATGGGTTTTGAGAACTTCTTCAGCTCCTTCACTCGATGTGATCACGACCATTCTAACAACCCCTAGACGGAGAAGCATCATGGGTCCGTGTTTCTTGGAGAGGTCGTGAAGACATGTGTGAAGTGAGCCCTTGATCTGGTGTAGGTTTCCGATGAACGGAATCTGTGTTGGACCTGAAGGAAGATTGTTTGAGTGTTTCTTGTTCTTATTGATAAACAAGAAGAgaaggggaagaagaagaagcaagaggAAAGACAGAAGAATCGCCATCGTTTTCGTTTAAGACCAAAACAAGAGCGTTTTAGTGAGCTTGTCCAAagtataattatatatgaaGACGGTTTTATATAAGGACACACTAGTCGGTGAGGATATATACGTTACATCTTAACGTCAGTGAGGATAAGCTCGAGATGAAGACTGAGAGGTTGAGCAAGATTCTCGTAGATACGTGtcattttctttaattaataatttttaacatgACATGAAAAAACGTATTTGTGATAATACTATTTGATAGCTGGCATACTACAGAAGGTATGTAGAAGAGCATTATATtgcaaaaatataaagaaatggAAAGTCTGAATACTTATGACTATGAGGATATGCATGCAATACAAATTAAGgaataattaatcaaataaaaacaaataaaggaAGAGCCATTTTTAGAATATAGATATGGCCTATATAAACATGTGTCGTTTTCTGTGTGGTATAAATACATACTCtattttgttcaaaatttattatatttcttttgtcaacatttccaaattaatatatatgcaaGAAAATCAACAGGTAGAATTAAGAATATactttgatgtcaaaaaaaaaacagaattgaGAATATactttaaactaaaattttctcTAAAGCAATCACTGATTGACATGTACTAAGTTTCAttgacaaaaataattaatcaaaatttaataactaaaataactaACTAAAGATGTTTTATGCCGATAAACTACCCAACATTCATTATCCATTTGAAGGAATTTCGACAAAACACAATAGCAAATAAGTTGGTTCGTGGTGCTCGGAGCTAGCACAAAACCAGGGTGGTCATTTGAGCCatgtgaaaataaaaattccctctattttgtaaagaaaattcAGAAGTAATTAGCTTCCTGACTTATATAAAACACATTTGTTATCAAACTGACCCATGTAAAAGAATTTACTGCCTCCGCCACTGCTCGGAGTTCTGCAACTATTGTATTATATCTTGATTCTATACCACTGATTTGGCTTTCTTAAACCAGTGTCGACCGTTAACTAGAGAATATATTTGGACAAAAAAGACGTTTTATGCCAACAAACCATGTTTTGTTACTTTAGCGGTTTAGCACATATTACAAGTGAGTAGGAAAAGTAGAAGTACTAGGAGAACCAATCCTGGAGTACATCAGAAACTTGTAGTGTTGGTTTGACATGACTATAAAGGTATCAGGTTTGAACCCAAGATCCTTTACTACaagaaacactttttttttgtttttttctcacaCTTCATGTGCTCGTTCTTGAAGATTCTTTGGCCTAAGCATAGGAACAAGCTCAAGAGGAGTTTTCTTAACAATTGTGACATCACCAGATTCTTCCATGTCCATACATTTACTCTCCTCTGGCAATTTCCAGTCAAAGAAGTAAAGCAAATTCAAGAGTCCTAACTCAACAGTCGCAATCCCAAAAGCCATCCCTGGACACATCCTACGACCAGAACCAAAAGGTAACATCTCAAAGCTATGTCCTTTGTAGTCCACAGGACAATCCATAAACCTCTCCGGGATAAACTCTTCTGGATTCATCCAGTGTTTAGGGTCCTGTCCTATCGCCCATGCGTTTACTATAACAAGGGTTTTGGGAGGAATATCGTAGCCTTGAATCTTTATTGGACTCATTGTCTCTCTTGGGAGTAACAAAGGAGCAGCTGGGTGTAGTCTTAAGGTTTCTTTCACCACAAGCTTCAAGTAATGTACTTTGTCAAGATCTTCTTCCGCAAGTCTCTCTTGTGGTTTGATTCTAATACTTGTTCGAATCTCGTCTTGAGCTTTCTTCATCACTCTTGGGTTTCTAATGAGCTCTGCCATCGCCCAAATCATGATGATGGCACTTGTGTCTACTCCAGCAAGAAATAGATCCTAATCAAGAAAAGTGTTTAGGTCAGGTTCTTGATTCAAGAAACATGATACTAAAGATTGTTTACTTACTGAGATGACTCCATGGAGATGATCAGTTGTGAGCTTGAAAGACTCatcatgttcttgtttctcTATCATATCCAACATCACATCGACAATATCAGGACGATCTGGAGTTGTGACTCCATGCTTGTGATCATCAGCCACTTTCCTCACAAAAGTATCTACCTCTAGAAAAACGTTATAAAGTCTCTTATGTTCTCCTAACACAAAGTCTATGAACCATCCAATACCAGCAACAGGGAAGAAGTCACTGAACTTGAAAGACATGTTTGCAAGAGCTTCAAACATCAACTCTTCGATCTTTTCCTTACTGATCCGCTTGCTTTCGAAGTAGTTCTGTCCAAAGGCTGATCTGAATACGATACTCGCAGTTAAAGAGAAAAGGGTTTTGCTCAGATCCACCGGAGAATGCTTCAAAGCTGATTCCGTTAGTTTCTTGACCGTCAAGTCATTCTCTTCCTCTCTTATATACCTAAAAGATTGTACCTTCTTCGCGTTGAAGAACTCAAGAACAGCGAGTTTCCGCAGCCCTCTCCACTCCTCGCCGTATGACGCGAAACCAATGTCTTTACCGTTGCGAGAAAAGGTCTGCATGCCGAGAGCCTTGGGGCGTGTACAGCACTCTAGGTCATGGGTTTTGAGAACTTCTTCAGCTGCTTCACTCGATGAGACTACGAGAATTGGGACGAACCCTAGGTGGAGAAGCATCACGGGCCCATGTTTCTTGGAGAGATCGTGAAGACGTCTGTGAAGCAGTCCTTGGAGCTGGTGTAGGTTTCCGATGAACGGAAGCTTTGGTGGACTTGGAGGTAGATTCTGCTTCGAGTCTTTGATCTTCTTGGTGTAAATTAATGAGAAGAAAACTAGAAATAATATAAGCAAGATGAAAGATAGTAGAATCACCATTGTTTACGTTTCCTGTGTTATGtgctctgttttgtttttgggaGGTAGATAAACAAAGTCTTAAAAGACAAAACAACACCGTCTTCACATTTTGAAATACGTAATGTACATGTCAGTTTGGATATGTACGAAGCTAGAGTGTAAGTCGGTTTGTATTGATAATATATAAGTTACATGTCGTTTATTGCAAGTGATAAGCATTGAGATGGAGGCCGTGAGCAGCAACCGAACAAGGGCAATTGCACCAAAGCCTCTTGATGCTAGCCAATGCATGCAGAGCCGAATTCAAGATTTaagaaactataaatattttagatttcattttaataattctATT
This genomic stretch from Brassica napus cultivar Da-Ae chromosome C9, Da-Ae, whole genome shotgun sequence harbors:
- the LOC125593252 gene encoding cytochrome P450 71B4-like, producing the protein MVILLSFILLILFLVFFSLIYTKKIKDSKQNLPPSPPKLPFIGNLHQLQGLLHRRLHDLSKKHGPVMLLHLGFVPILVVSSSEAAEEVLKTHDLECCTRPKALGMQTFSRNGKDIGFASYGEEWRGLRKLAVLEFFNAKKVQSFRYIREEENDLTVKKLTESALKHSPVDLSKTLFSLTASIVFRSAFGQNYFESKRISKEKIEELMFEALANMSFKFSDFFPVAGIGWFIDFVLGEHKRLYNVFLEVDTFVRKVADDHKHGVTTPDRPDIVDVMLDMIEKQEHDESFKLTTDHLHGVISDLFLAGVDTSAIIMIWAMAELIRNPRVMKKAQDEIRTSIRIKPQERLAEEDLDKVHYLKLVVKETLRLHPAAPLLLPRETMSPIKIQGYDIPPKTLVIVNAWAIGQDPKHWMNPEEFIPERFMDCPVDYKGHSFEMLPFGSGRRMCPGMAFGIATVELGLLNLLYFFDWKLPEESKCMDMEESGDVTIVKKTPLELVPMLRPKNLQERAHEV